Below is a genomic region from Enterobacter hormaechei subsp. xiangfangensis.
TTGCCTGGGCGATTTGCACGGCAATGAATCAGCCCAAACTCGGTCTGGCCATGCTGTTCGGCGTCGGCTTTGGTCTGCTGATTGAACGCGCGCAGATCTGCTTTACCTCCGCGTTTCGCGATATGTGGATCACCGGACGCACCATGATGGCGAAGGCGATCATTGCCGGCATGGCCGTGAGCGCAATTGGCATCTTCAGCTATGTTCAGCTCGGCGTGGAGCCAAAAATTATGTGGGCGGGCCCAAATGCCGTGATTGGCGGGCTGCTGTTTGGCTTTGGCATCGTGCTGGCGGGCGGGTGTGAAACCGGCTGGATGTATCGCGCTGTGGAAGGCCAGGTGCATTACTGGTGGGTGGGTCTGGGTAACGTGATTGGCTCTACCCTTCTGGCCTGCTACTGGGATGACGTCTCTCCGGTGCTGGTAACAAACTGGGACAAGGTCAACCTGCTGAAAACCTTTGGTCCACTCGGGGGGCTCCTGGTGACCTATGCCCTGCTGCTCATCGCCTTCTTACTGGTTGTTGCACAAGAGAAGCGCTTCTTCCGACGCGCCACCGCCAAAACTGAAACTCAGGAGAATGCCGCATGAAAGAGATCGTGCCTGATTATCGTCTCGATATGGTGGGTGAACCTTGCCCTTACCCGGCCGTCGCCACGCTTGAAGCGCTACCGCAGCTAAAGAAAGGTGAAATTCTGGAAGTGGTGAGCGATTGCCCCCAGTCGATCAATAACATTCCGCTTGATGCCAAAAATCACGGCTATACCGTGCTGGATATCCAGCAGGACGGACCAACCATTCGTTATTTAATTCAGAAGTGATTTCACGATCGAAAAAGGCCTCTCAGAGGCCTTTTCTAGTTTACTGGCTTTGGCCACCGTCGTCGTCTGAGCTTCGGCAGGCATGAATGAATGGTGAGACGTGTTCCGCAAACGGAACAGATAGCACCGTGAGGTAGGCTATGTGCTGGGCTGAACGTCGTGAACTGAAACTGTTTACCTGCACAAACCGGACACTCAAATTTGATGTTGGGGATATCCCCTCCAGACAGGTGTGTGGAACAACCACCATACAGCAATCACCGGCTGACAGGGGATATATCTTCTGTCAGAAACGATAGCCTGCTGAGAACATAAATACCCACGGATCCAGACGGGTATTGATACTTTGCTGCTGCCCGCCAGCTTTAAAGCGCACGTCCGTATCAATGTCCATATACCAGACAGAGGCGTTGATCAGCCAGTCACGATTAATCAGATAATCCAGACCAACCTGTCCCGCCATGCCCCACGAGTCTTTCAGGCTGAGATCGGAGAGCCCGGCCTCTTTACCGGTATCGTTAAATTTCTCATCAAAGAAGGTGGTGTAGTTAACGCCTGCACCAATATAAGGGCGCACCTTGCTGCTGGAATCTCCGAAGTACCACTGCGCCATCAGCGTTGGTGGCAAATGGTGCACCGTGGCAATGTCCCCGGTCGGTCCTAAACCGACGCGGTGACGGAATGGCGTGGCGGCTAAAAGCTCGACGCCAATGTTATCCGTTG
It encodes:
- the yedF gene encoding sulfurtransferase-like selenium metabolism protein YedF yields the protein MKEIVPDYRLDMVGEPCPYPAVATLEALPQLKKGEILEVVSDCPQSINNIPLDAKNHGYTVLDIQQDGPTIRYLIQK
- the ompW gene encoding outer membrane protein OmpW → MKKLAVAALILSSLSGGAYAHEAGEFFIRAGSATVRPTEGSDNVLGMGGFNVSNNTQLGLTFTYMATDNIGVELLAATPFRHRVGLGPTGDIATVHHLPPTLMAQWYFGDSSSKVRPYIGAGVNYTTFFDEKFNDTGKEAGLSDLSLKDSWGMAGQVGLDYLINRDWLINASVWYMDIDTDVRFKAGGQQQSINTRLDPWVFMFSAGYRF